In Actinomycetota bacterium, one genomic interval encodes:
- a CDS encoding 5-formyltetrahydrofolate cyclo-ligase — MGERDAKAELRLAMRAARRSISAEDRRSQAAAVVARALALPEVARATRVLGYAAAAEEFDPAPLLESLASRGAVVCLPRICGREALSAHVRGPAEALEPGPFGILQPRSEAPEADLATLDLVIVPGIAFDAQGARLGFGGGYYDRLLASVPSAVRLALAFDCQLAEKVPEGEHDERVDFVVTPARLIRGSRVR; from the coding sequence ATGGGTGAGCGCGATGCCAAGGCGGAGTTGCGCCTGGCGATGCGTGCGGCTCGCCGCTCGATATCCGCCGAGGACCGCCGCTCACAGGCAGCAGCAGTCGTCGCCCGCGCGCTCGCGCTGCCCGAAGTCGCACGCGCCACCCGCGTGCTCGGGTACGCCGCCGCTGCCGAGGAGTTCGACCCGGCACCGCTGCTCGAATCCCTGGCATCACGCGGAGCCGTCGTCTGCCTGCCGAGGATCTGCGGCCGCGAAGCGCTTTCAGCCCACGTGCGCGGCCCGGCCGAGGCCCTCGAACCCGGCCCTTTCGGCATCTTGCAGCCCAGGTCGGAGGCTCCCGAGGCGGATCTCGCCACACTCGATCTCGTGATCGTCCCGGGCATCGCATTCGATGCGCAGGGTGCGCGGCTGGGATTCGGTGGCGGGTACTACGACCGGCTGCTCGCGAGCGTCCCCTCGGCGGTCAGGCTCGCGCTGGCGTTCGACTGTCAACTCGCCGAGAAGGTCCCAGAGGGCGAGCACGACGAGCGCGTCGACTTTGTGGTCACGCCGGCGCGGTTGATCCGCGGTTCGCGGGTGCGCTAG